In Mycobacterium sp. 050128, one genomic interval encodes:
- a CDS encoding MspA family porin, which produces MVFRRAAVVAVCLVTSVTMAPPTTADPDSDPDPAPVAAPAAAVAPVEGQVPSADPVTYVSPEGWTLALGAKDESQVPVAPLTTAVSSREYLARGTFVASLDGPEQPRGVLEVGYEIGCGIDMSTSNGVTMAGSAGVSPGLGFTGLLTGVPGVVPLVTTPMNGVITVGLKPGIVVVVPVVRKEFKGPHPRVIITGFHVKIDGCVGQSFIRSFATLTQVTDESDVVLSYVGVTKTV; this is translated from the coding sequence GTGGTCTTTCGCCGCGCCGCGGTTGTCGCGGTTTGCCTTGTCACATCAGTGACCATGGCGCCTCCAACGACCGCCGACCCCGATTCTGATCCTGATCCCGCTCCGGTGGCCGCACCCGCGGCCGCGGTAGCGCCGGTCGAAGGGCAGGTGCCCTCGGCCGATCCGGTTACCTATGTGTCGCCCGAAGGCTGGACCCTGGCCCTCGGGGCGAAGGACGAGTCGCAAGTTCCCGTTGCGCCGCTGACCACCGCGGTCTCATCTCGCGAATACCTCGCGCGCGGAACATTCGTCGCTTCGCTGGACGGGCCCGAGCAGCCTCGGGGCGTCCTCGAAGTGGGTTACGAGATCGGCTGCGGAATCGATATGAGCACGTCGAACGGCGTCACGATGGCAGGCAGCGCGGGCGTCAGTCCAGGCCTAGGCTTCACCGGGCTGTTGACCGGTGTGCCGGGTGTTGTGCCGTTGGTGACCACACCGATGAACGGGGTGATCACCGTGGGTCTTAAGCCCGGCATTGTCGTTGTGGTGCCGGTCGTGAGAAAAGAATTCAAGGGGCCACACCCCCGGGTGATCATCACCGGCTTCCACGTCAAAATCGACGGATGCGTGGGTCAGTCGTTTATCCGCTCCTTCGCGACGCTGACTCAGGTGACCGACGAATCCGATGTGGTGCTGTCGTATGTCGGTGTCACCAAAACTGTTTAA
- a CDS encoding HNH endonuclease signature motif containing protein encodes MSSAVVVDGDVVTAAFDALDTALDGVLGLDTEMLCTRERLVLLGRYEKIRRRLPAGEHPLINQLQQEATPAELGGKLSHAIAEWTLISRAEAGRRVREAADLGERRALTGEPLKPVLAATAEAQRAGQLGVEHVAVIRRFYHQLPGWVDVETRTRAEADLTRLATHYRPDQLTGFAEHLTDLLNPDGNFSDDDRARRRGVTLGSQQPDGMSALHGWITPELRATLEAVLAKLAAPGMCNPDDHTPCVDGTPSQDAIDHDPRSAAQRHHDGLNAALRAVLASGELGQHNGLPAAIIVSTTLAELEAATGHGITGGGTRLPISDVIRLARHAHHYLAIFDKGKAVSLHHTKRLASPGQRIVLYAKDRGCSAPGCNLPGFYCEVHHVTDYAQCHTTDVDDLTFACGPHHRMLRPTGWTTRKRANGDTEWIPPPHLDRGQPRTNSYHHPEKLLLEGDDPL; translated from the coding sequence ATGAGTTCAGCGGTGGTCGTCGATGGGGACGTCGTCACGGCGGCCTTCGACGCGCTCGACACCGCCCTGGACGGCGTCCTGGGCCTGGATACCGAGATGCTGTGCACCCGCGAGCGGCTGGTGCTGCTGGGCCGCTACGAGAAGATACGACGGCGCCTACCCGCCGGCGAGCATCCCCTGATCAACCAACTCCAGCAGGAGGCCACCCCGGCGGAGTTGGGCGGCAAACTGTCCCACGCGATCGCGGAGTGGACATTGATCAGCCGCGCCGAAGCCGGCAGGCGGGTGCGGGAAGCCGCTGATCTCGGTGAGCGCCGCGCCCTGACCGGTGAACCCTTAAAACCGGTGCTGGCCGCCACCGCCGAAGCCCAACGCGCCGGGCAGCTCGGGGTCGAGCATGTGGCGGTGATCCGCCGCTTCTACCACCAGCTGCCCGGGTGGGTCGATGTCGAGACCCGCACCCGCGCCGAAGCCGACCTGACCCGGCTGGCCACCCACTACCGGCCTGACCAGTTGACCGGGTTCGCCGAGCACCTCACCGACCTGCTCAACCCCGACGGCAACTTTTCCGACGACGACCGCGCCCGGCGGCGCGGGGTGACCCTGGGCAGCCAGCAACCCGACGGCATGTCAGCCCTACATGGCTGGATCACCCCCGAACTACGTGCCACCCTGGAAGCGGTGCTGGCCAAACTGGCCGCCCCCGGCATGTGCAACCCCGACGACCACACCCCCTGCGTCGACGGCACCCCCAGCCAAGACGCCATCGATCACGACCCCCGCTCAGCAGCCCAACGCCACCACGACGGCCTCAACGCCGCCCTGCGCGCGGTCCTGGCCTCCGGAGAGCTCGGTCAGCACAATGGGCTGCCCGCCGCCATCATCGTCTCCACCACCCTGGCCGAGTTGGAAGCCGCCACCGGCCACGGGATCACCGGCGGAGGCACCCGGCTGCCCATCAGCGACGTCATCCGCCTGGCCCGCCACGCCCACCACTACCTGGCCATCTTCGACAAGGGCAAAGCTGTTTCCCTGCATCACACCAAACGCCTCGCCTCACCCGGACAACGAATCGTGTTGTACGCCAAGGATCGCGGCTGTTCAGCGCCCGGATGCAACCTGCCCGGCTTCTACTGCGAAGTTCACCATGTCACCGACTATGCCCAGTGCCACACCACCGACGTCGACGACCTCACTTTCGCTTGCGGCCCCCACCACCGAATGCTGCGACCGACGGGCTGGACCACCAGAAAACGCGCCAACGGCGATACCGAATGGATCCCGCCCCCGCACCTTGATCGAGGCCAACCGCGCACCAACTCCTACCACCACCCCGAGAAGCTGCTTCTCGAAGGGGATGACCCGCTATAG
- a CDS encoding SOS response-associated peptidase has translation MCGRFAVTTDPALLAEKIKAIGEATGTSERASEPNYNVAPTTTVATVVSRHSEPDDEPTRRVRLMRWGLVPPWVKTGPDGGPDSKGPLLINARADKVATSPAFRGSAKSKRCLVPMDGWYEWRPNPDNPAGKKTAKTPFFMHRDDGEPLFMAGLWSVWKPDKAADPLLSCTIITTDAVGELAAVHDRMPLVLAERDWDAWLNPDAPLDPELLNHAPDVRGIELREVSRLVNSIRNNGPQLLEPAEPEAEQITLL, from the coding sequence ATGTGTGGACGGTTTGCGGTCACGACGGATCCGGCCCTGCTGGCCGAGAAGATCAAGGCGATCGGCGAAGCTACCGGTACCTCGGAGCGTGCGTCGGAGCCGAACTACAACGTGGCTCCCACGACCACGGTCGCGACGGTGGTCTCCCGCCACAGCGAGCCGGACGACGAGCCGACTCGCCGGGTGCGGCTGATGCGCTGGGGACTGGTTCCGCCGTGGGTCAAGACCGGTCCCGACGGTGGGCCGGATTCCAAGGGTCCGCTGCTGATCAATGCCCGGGCCGACAAGGTGGCCACGTCACCGGCCTTCCGCGGTTCGGCCAAGAGCAAGCGTTGCCTGGTGCCGATGGACGGCTGGTACGAATGGCGACCCAATCCGGACAACCCTGCGGGCAAGAAGACCGCCAAGACGCCGTTCTTCATGCACCGCGACGACGGTGAGCCGCTGTTTATGGCCGGCCTGTGGTCGGTCTGGAAACCGGACAAGGCTGCGGACCCGCTGCTGAGCTGCACGATCATCACCACCGACGCCGTGGGTGAGCTGGCCGCCGTCCACGATCGGATGCCCCTGGTCCTGGCCGAGCGCGACTGGGATGCCTGGTTGAATCCCGATGCCCCGCTGGACCCCGAGCTGCTGAACCATGCCCCGGATGTGCGGGGCATCGAGCTGCGCGAGGTGTCGAGGCTGGTGAACAGCATTCGCAATAACGGTCCCCAGCTGCTCGAGCCGGCCGAGCCGGAGGCCGAACAGATCACACTGCTATAG